A genomic region of Drosophila kikkawai strain 14028-0561.14 chromosome X, DkikHiC1v2, whole genome shotgun sequence contains the following coding sequences:
- the LOC108076074 gene encoding uncharacterized protein isoform X2, whose product MSTTAATGMMQQQTLGLGGAYDRQQSTDSGWDNPFRPGGDLSREADEIVSMIRGGQPITPTEDRTIGNGSTAHADDNCNGGGVAIGESVTKTNLSQNLATAQNGTNSHASADAGAGKAGKASDQLNSGGGGGGGNNNGVTSLGQVSKQVVPGPISASHVVIDEKKSKKKGCCVLQ is encoded by the exons ATGTCCACGACGGCAGCGACGGGGATGATGCAACAGCAGACACTTGGCCTGGGAGGGGCTTACGATCGCCAGCAGAG CACCGATTCTGGCTGGGATAATCCCTTTCGTCCCGGTGGTGATCTCTCACGAGAGGCTGACGAGATTGTCAGTATGATCAGAG gCGGCCAGCCCATCACACCCACAGAGGATCGTACCATTGGCAACGGGAGCACAGCACATGCGGATGACAATTGCAATGGTGGAGGAGTGGCGATCGGAGAGAGCGTGACCAAAACCAAT CTCTCGCAGAATCTAGCAACAGCACAAAATGGTACAAATTCCCATGCCTCTGCCGACGCTGGCGCCGGAAAGGCGGGCAAGGCGTCTGATCAGCTgaacagcggcggcggcggcggtggtggcaacaacaatggtgTCACCTCACTGGGACAGGTGTCCAAACAGGTGGTGCCGGGACCCATCTCCGCTAGTCATGTGGTCATCGATGAGAAGAAGAGCAAGAAGAAGGGCTGCTGTGTCCTTCAATAA